In the genome of Vicia villosa cultivar HV-30 ecotype Madison, WI linkage group LG7, Vvil1.0, whole genome shotgun sequence, one region contains:
- the LOC131620589 gene encoding auxin-responsive protein IAA9-like, with translation MPPPPLLVPEDEGQSNPSTVASASPRSLDCFSQTGAGLKERNYLRLSDCSSVDSSDEKKVNLNLKATELRLGLPGSQSPERDLDLFSLSSTKLDEKPLFPLVPTKDGICSLSQKNVVSGNKRGFADTMDVFPEAKYNSNARVNILLSPRPSTAQPTTVKDISNKVLQESSCAANGTGAPVNGSAPASKAQVVGWPPIRSFRKNSLATTSKNNDEVDGKPGPAALFVKVSMDGAPYLRKVDLRNYTAYQELSSDLEKMFSCFTLGQCGSHGAPGREMLSESKLKDFLHGSEYVVTYEDKDGDWMLVGDVPWDMFTDTCKRLKIMKGSDAIGLAPRAMEKSKSRS, from the exons ATGCCTCCGCCGCCACTTCTGGTTCCTGAAGATGAAGGGCAGAGCAACCCCTCAACGGTAGCGTCTGCATCTCCACGATCCTTGGACTGTTTCTCCCAAACCGGAGCTGGATTGAAAGAGCGCAATTACCTTAGATTGTCTGATTGCTCATCAGTCGACAGTTCCGATGAGAAAAAGGTGAACCTGAATTTGAAAGCTACAGAGTTAAGGCTCGGCCTTCCTGGATCCCAGTCGCCTGAAAGGGATCTGGATCTTTTTTCTTTGAGCTCAACTAAGCTTGACGAGAAACCGCTCTTCCCTTTGGTTCCTACTAAAGATGGAATTTGCTCATTATCCCAGAAGAATGTGGTTTCCGGAAACAAAAGAGGTTTCGCCGACACAATGGATGTGTTCCCCGAG GCGAAATATAATAGTAATGCGCGTGTGAACATACTGCTATCGCCTAGACCTTCTACAGCTCAACCGACTACAGTTAAAGATATATCAAACAAAGTGTTACAAGAGAGCTCTTGTGCAGCAAATGGAACTGGAGCTCCCGTCAATGGCAGCGCACCGGCTTCTAA AGCACAAGTTGTCGGTTGGCCTCCTATTAGATCATTTAGGAAAAACTCATTGGCTACCACTTCTAAGAACAACGATGAAGTGGACGGTAAACCAGGTCCAGCTGCACTCTTTGTGAAGGTTAGCATGGACGGCGCTCCTTATCTTAGGAAGGTCGATTTAAGAAACTATACAGCGTACCAGGAACTCTCTTCTGACCTTGAGAAGATGTTCAGCTGTTTTACCTTAG GTCAATGCGGTTCTCATGGAGCTCCAGGAAGAGAAATGTTGAGTGAGAGCAAGTTGAAGGACTTCCTGCATGGTTCTGAATATGTCGTCACTTATGAAGATAAAGACGGTGACTGGATGCTTGTCGGAGATGTACCGTGGGA CATGTTCACCGACACTTGCAAAAGGCTGAAAATCATGAAGGGTTCTGATGCAATTGGCTTAG CTCCAAGGGCTATGGAAAAATCCAAGAGCAGGAGCTAG